The proteins below are encoded in one region of Candidatus Moraniibacteriota bacterium:
- a CDS encoding recombinase family protein produces the protein MNHTRKFFIYTRKSTDTEDRQVRSISDQLAELKELAVKENIEVVDVFVEKQTAKVPGRPVFNEMLLRIEANEASGILSWHPDRLARNSVDGGKIIYLLDTGKITELKFPTFWCDPTPQGKFMLSIAFSQSKYYVDNLSENIKRGHRNKVKDGIWPQMAPLGYVNVKGRGIAPHPELAPLICKAFEAYATGNFTLRQIREKFNALGLKGKSTELSVSNYQTILHNPIYCGLIRYNGEIYEGKYEPIIPKKLFDLCQEVMTRKSKPKGKGLKTYLYRGFFRCGECGCFITTETQKGHNYLRCTKRKNPCLQKYVREELITSQIKEEIKKVSLPLDWANWMIVENEKDRQSENQPSELFAQKTKDEISLLDSKIEKLMTAYLESVLSLEEYRTMKSKLVNQKQLLKEKLAAFEQKANNRFELTNKFLKLNLEAKELANERTDEENLHLFKKIGSNFILEARTISFEPRSAWRILSDRGFRGGNAEQTALRVDAISSPILNSEFLRRGRDSNPREL, from the coding sequence ATGAATCACACCAGAAAGTTCTTTATCTATACACGAAAGAGTACCGATACGGAAGATCGGCAGGTCAGAAGCATTTCGGATCAACTGGCCGAACTCAAAGAATTGGCGGTAAAAGAAAATATCGAGGTTGTTGATGTCTTTGTGGAAAAACAGACCGCCAAAGTCCCCGGCCGACCAGTCTTTAATGAAATGCTTCTACGTATCGAAGCAAATGAAGCGAGCGGGATTTTATCGTGGCATCCCGATCGTTTGGCTCGAAACTCCGTAGATGGTGGCAAGATCATCTATTTGCTCGATACGGGAAAAATAACCGAACTGAAATTTCCAACGTTCTGGTGTGATCCGACACCGCAAGGAAAGTTCATGCTCTCCATCGCTTTTTCCCAATCCAAGTATTACGTGGACAATTTGAGTGAAAATATCAAGCGTGGGCACCGCAACAAAGTGAAGGATGGTATCTGGCCTCAAATGGCTCCTCTGGGGTATGTAAACGTCAAAGGAAGAGGTATTGCGCCACATCCAGAGCTTGCGCCCCTCATATGCAAGGCATTTGAGGCCTACGCCACAGGCAACTTCACTTTGCGTCAGATTCGCGAAAAGTTTAACGCGCTTGGATTGAAAGGAAAAAGTACAGAGCTTTCAGTGTCGAACTATCAGACGATTCTCCATAACCCTATCTACTGCGGATTGATCCGCTACAATGGCGAAATCTACGAAGGTAAGTACGAGCCGATTATCCCAAAGAAACTTTTTGATCTCTGTCAGGAAGTGATGACAAGAAAGAGCAAGCCGAAAGGCAAAGGTTTGAAAACATATTTGTATCGAGGATTTTTCCGTTGCGGAGAATGCGGGTGTTTCATTACAACCGAAACACAAAAAGGTCATAACTATTTGCGATGTACGAAACGGAAAAATCCTTGTTTGCAAAAATATGTCCGTGAAGAACTCATCACTTCTCAAATTAAAGAAGAAATCAAAAAAGTTTCTTTGCCACTCGATTGGGCAAATTGGATGATTGTCGAAAATGAAAAAGACCGACAATCAGAAAATCAACCAAGCGAGCTTTTTGCTCAAAAAACCAAAGATGAAATTTCTCTTTTGGATTCTAAAATTGAGAAGCTGATGACTGCGTATTTAGAGAGTGTGCTTTCATTGGAAGAATATCGAACAATGAAAAGCAAGCTGGTCAATCAAAAACAGCTTCTCAAAGAGAAATTGGCTGCTTTTGAGCAAAAAGCGAATAATCGGTTCGAACTCACTAACAAGTTTCTAAAACTCAATCTGGAAGCCAAGGAATTGGCAAACGAGCGAACAGACGAAGAAAATCTTCATCTGTTCAAAAAGATCGGTTCGAACTTTATTTTGGAAGCTCGAACCATATCTTTTGAGCCCCGCTCCGCGTGGCGCATCCTCTCAGATCGGGGATTTCGTGGGGGGAACGCAGAACAGACGGCGCTACGCGTCGACGCTATTTCTTCTCCAATTTTGAATTCCGAATTTTTGCGGAGAGGGAGGGATTCGAACCCTCGAGAGTTGTAA